The segment agtaaaattaacagaggtttgtcatagaaataatttttagaattttggatttgagaATGCCATATGGATGTATTTAATATTCGTAATCTAATTCGTAATCATTTAAATCttaacaaatttaagaagagggataatgttttagtttccgaaacattttcaattttgaaggtCGATAtaagaaatttccaagtatttTTATTGCCCTATTTAGCTTAAACTTATGCGATTTTTCCATCGATGGACAGTTTTATTAGGGTCAACTTGACAAGCTGTTCGGAAAAAAAGTCTGTTTATCCTTCATGGGGACCGACTTTCTGAAAAACCAGTactttttacaagtttttgggAATTTGGGTCCCATTGGTCAAATGAATTCAACTCTTTGGCGTAATTGGAACTAAGTGTCTTGGCCCATTTGGAGGTTCTCATGCCCCtagtataaattttgttttgtacatTAGGGTCTTTTTGACTCATGAAGTTTCAAACCGTACAGAAAAGAAGTTTCGGTATTTCGCGGCCCTCTGTCAAGCTCCGTCTGGTTTTGTCTGGGGGGAGAATCCTAATATTTGTTAGTGATTTTTCTATTCCTTTGGGTTTTACTAGCTCAAAGACCTTAGGATATAAGTTTCGAGTCAATCTATGAAAAAACACTTGCTCATATTCCAGCCTCTTGCCCACAAGTACTTATTGGGACATTAGGTTCCTATTGTCCCAAAGACTAACGGCTGTAATTTTCGAACTAATTAGTGACAAAAAGTTAGTCACTCTTCTTTGACAAAATATGAGATCTTCTTCACTCAGAGAATGATTGCTCAGACTTTTGAGCCAATTggacaacaaaaattaaatgtgTCCCCCATTTTTCATTATGAAACGTCCTGTGAAGCAATAGAAAATTTGCATAACTAACGCTCCTTGCCCTGTCCCAGAGGCTATTGGACTTATGTAATCTCCAGAGGcatatttatttgacttttctGCTATTCCCAAACAAATgactatttaaaagttttgattgACTATGTTTGAGTCTATTGGGATGAGAGCCCTCCTCCAAATTGTTACGGCCACTTCTTTTTAAAAGTTGGTCGGACAGGGGAGAACTTTACGCTgccaaaataagaaaataaaagtatacCTTGGGCAACTGCATCGACGACACGGAGGAGCTCTAGACAGAGGTTCTCTTTTCTTTGTAACTGATCTTCTTGAAGCGCAAATAGTCCCTTCTCACATTCATGTCCGTAAGTCTGGGCTAACGCTAGTTTAGCGTCACACATGTAAAAGTGATGAGGATGAAggagctttttatttttctcgatAAACGCCTCAAGATCTTTGGTACCACCCTTTCCTATCTTTACTAGCTCTTCCCCAATCTTTTCTACAAGCTCGTTGACAACAATGGGTTCTATTTGCATCCCACACCTATCGCATTTCCAGGAGCATTCTTCATCAAGTGGGTCCTGTGGTTGCACAAACCCAGAACATTTTTGACACCTTACAGAGCTCATGCATGTGCCAAGTTCAGTTGGGTCTCGGCATCTTGTACATTTACATCTGAAGTATTTCGTGTTTTGTAAGTGAGTCTGTCTATTTATTGTTCCCCACAAAGGATCTGTATAGCAGATGGCAATATGGTCACCTTTCATTATACTCAAAGTGGATCGGATGACAATGTCACCCGCTTTTGTAACATTACGAGTGCAGTTCGGAGCACAGTTATTTTCAATGAAGCATGCTGTCGGATATAGTGCAGTCAGCATACCACTCTCCATAGGTACTTCAAAGCCATTAACAGTGACAATACCACAGATCTTTAATACAAGTAGTTCATCGTACACTTGCCCGAGATTAAGATATTGAAGAATAAATCTAACTATAGTAGCCCTATCTACTTCTTCATGGCCTAGAGCACGCCTGGCCTCAACGTGATCTTCTAGTTGCATCAGTAAAGTCCATTTCTTTTCATCTGTTTCTTTTATATGGAGAACTCTCAGTATTGCAATACAGCCCATCGCTGGATGCTCTTTGTCCAAGTCTTTTAGCACGATTTGTTCTCCTTTGCGTCCTACAAGTTAGAAAAATACTTTCCTCAGTAATAACTTAGAATAGACAAAATATAAATTGCTTTGAATggataaaaatatatagcatgAGAAGACTACTAACAAAGGAAcataaaactataaaatgaaGAAGAATTACATTCcgagctgattcaggaatggttaCTGTTATTTCAGTTAATTGACCTTGACCGCCTTCCCATTTATTTGACACTTTCTTTGCCTTCAGTTCCTCCCGCTACTGCCCCAAAGAAGAAAAGATGGTTCGAAAAATATAATTGGAAAAACGCAAAATGGTgcgtttatttaaaaaagcttgcttCCCTTTTGTCTACTGTGCATTTGCCCTACCACCTTTTGTAACTTATTACCACTTGCCcgaaaaaaagcttgatttgAATATTTACTGTTTcgaaatagttttttgtttgaagcaAGCGGAAGGTGTGGAAGCGCCTCTTGAACGATGTCGCATTAATACTCGGCAACCAGTGTGAAATATTCACCAAGAGcttaaatctataaaaaaaataaagcaaagttTTTGCTTCGAATTTGGGTAGCGTGTGGCACACCTCCCGCGGGAAAAGTGTTTGATATTAAGCAGTCAACAAAGCTTGCTTACAAAAACCATCTTAGTGGGAAAAATTTTCctaagaataagaaaaattggaaaaatttttcaaatagctCCAAGTAAGACGAATATAATGCTCAATGCAACATTTCTTCGTCTCAATGGCTATCACATTACTCCCAAATTTTCGCGAAGTTAAATCATTCTGTGCATTTGGTGTATAATAAGttacaaaaaatttgtttacctCGTAACCTGTCACAGCGGCATATGCTTACCTGTTTTGTATGACCTTATCATTAAGTCAGTGAAGCGGCTCAAATCAAAATCATGTGATATAGATGGTATTTCTGTTAAAACTTTTCGGTCTGATTCCAAAGAACTGATGTTTCATtagcaattattattttaatgtgTTCCATAGCTCCTGTCAGTTTCCTCTTTGGAACTTTTACATCAATATGGAAACGCAGAAAGAATGCTTCTGCTTGTTCTTACTATCGCCCCTTTACGGTCAAGTGTACACTaagaaagatttttgaaaatgttttacttCCGTCAATTAATGAGAGCGCTTCTTATGGAGAAAATCCGTTTGGGTCCAAGCAAGGAATAAATTGTGCACACACCCACTGGGTAATCGCAAATCTTCTACGTCGA is part of the Artemia franciscana chromosome 1, ASM3288406v1, whole genome shotgun sequence genome and harbors:
- the LOC136028823 gene encoding SET domain-containing protein SmydA-8-like, translated to MESCAACFKPATQKCSGCRVIYYCARECQKRHWKAHKDLCRPYLIERDEELGRCLVASRDFEAGEILLKEPPLVIAPAKFTKPICLGCHKKSKTLYNCSMCGWPVCSKSCEKSRLHEPECTLTSRGRKGEQIVLKDLDKEHPAMGCIAILRVLHIKETDEKKWTLLMQLEDHVEARRALGHEEVDRATIVRFILQYLNLGQVYDELLVLKICGIVTVNGFEVPMESGMLTALYPTACFIENNCAPNCTRNVTKAGDIVIRSTLSIMKGDHIAICYTDPLWGTINRQTHLQNTKYFRCKCTRCRDPTELGTCMSSVRCQKCSGFVQPQDPLDEECSWKCDRCGMQIEPIVVNELVEKIGEELVKIGKGGTKDLEAFIEKNKKLLHPHHFYMCDAKLALAQTYGHECEKGLFALQEDQLQRKENLCLELLRVVDAVAQGKSRLRGILLYELQALVALRSRQGCLDGTISRDELLHKVKAVKSMLEEASLIFGWEAEDVGEGQLAAIARKELEDVQMFYESISY